Within the Laspinema palackyanum D2c genome, the region ACAACAAGAACGCGATCGCGCCTTTGCGAAACTGCGGGAATTGGGAATTGACCCCGAAACCCTTTAAATGATGCCTGTCACGGGTTTTAACTCTATTTCACCCGCCCAAGACTTAGGAAATAAACGGGGTTGCTGAGGGCAAGCAACCCCTAAATTATGCTGAAATTATGGCTTCTATGGGAATAATTACATCAGGAAACGCTAGAGGAGAAATCTCTCCCTCTTTGAAGGTCATTTTCGACCCATAATCCCGTCCTCTGGGTTGACGGTAAACAATTAATTCCGCTGTTTGGAGATTCACTAGCCAATATTCGGGGATTCCGGATTCGGCATAGATGTGATATTTTACCCGGGGGTGAGAAACCGGGTTTCTGCGATAACTTTTGCTTCATAACCGAGATTTGGGTTAGAAACCCGGTTTCTGTTGCTGGGG harbors:
- a CDS encoding Uma2 family endonuclease, which produces MYAESGIPEYWLVNLQTAELIVYRQPRGRDYGSKMTFKEGEISPLAFPDVIIPIEAIISA